One Nonomuraea angiospora DNA segment encodes these proteins:
- a CDS encoding GNAT family N-acetyltransferase, with amino-acid sequence MKIVVDDLRGPEIAAFLEEHLREMHSITPAESVYALDLDGLRVPEVTFWSVYDGDQLVGCGAIKRIDDGHGEIKSMRTARERRRDGVASLLLTHMLEEARAMGLKRLSLETGSTEHFERARKLYEKFGFEPCGPFAGYGPDPHSAFMTRTL; translated from the coding sequence ATGAAGATCGTGGTCGACGACCTGCGCGGACCGGAGATCGCCGCGTTCCTGGAGGAACACCTGCGGGAGATGCACTCCATCACCCCCGCCGAGAGCGTGTACGCGCTCGACCTCGACGGGCTGCGCGTCCCCGAGGTCACGTTCTGGTCGGTGTACGACGGCGACCAGCTCGTCGGCTGCGGCGCGATCAAGCGCATCGACGACGGGCACGGCGAGATCAAGTCCATGCGCACCGCCCGCGAGCGGCGGCGCGACGGCGTCGCGAGCCTGCTCCTCACCCACATGCTGGAGGAGGCCAGGGCGATGGGCCTGAAGCGGCTCAGCCTGGAGACCGGCTCGACCGAGCACTTCGAGCGGGCGCGGAAGCTGTACGAGAAGTTCGGCTTCGAGCCCTGCGGGCCGTTCGCCGGCTACGGCCCCGACCCGCACAGCGCCTTCATGACCCGGACGCTCTGA